CTGGCGCGGTTGGCCGGGCTGGAACCCGGCCCGGCGGCGTGCGAATCCGCGGGCACGCCGGTGGTCAGCACCTACCACGCATTTGCCGGGAACTTGCTGCGTGACTACGGATTGCTGCTGCCCGTCGAGCCCGACACCAGGCTGCTCACCGAGACCGAGCTGTGGCAGCTGGCGTTCGAGGTGGTCAACGGATATCGCGGTGAGTTGCGTACTCAGAAGACCCCGGCGGCGGTCACCGCAATGGTGCTGCGGTTATGGGGCCAGCTCGCCGAGCACCTGGTGGACACCGGGCAACTCCGCGACACCCACGTTGAGCTGGAGCGGCTGGTGCACACGCTGCCGGCGGGCCACTATCAGCGCGACCGCGGCCCCAGCCAGTGGTTGCTGCGGATGCTGGCCACCCAGAATGAGCGCGCTGAGTTGGTGCCGTTGCTGGATGCGTTGCTAGAACGCATGCGAGCCGGGAAGGTGATGGACTTCGGGTTACAGATGGCGTCTGCCGCACGGCTGGCGGCGTCGTTCCCGCAGGTCGGTCGCGAACTGCGGAACCAATTCCGGGTGGTGTTGCTCGATGAGTACCAGGACACCGGCCATTCGCAGCGGGTCGCGTTGTCGTCATTGTTCGGCGGCGGAGTCGATGACGGGCTGGCGCTCACGGCGGTCGGGGACCCGATTCAGTCGATCTACGGGTGGCGCGGTGCCTCGGCGACGAACCTGCCGCGCTTCACCACTGACTTCCCCCGCTCCGACGGCACACCAGCGCCGATCCTGGAGTTGCGGACCAGTTGGCGTAACCCGCCGCGAGCGCTGCACTTGGCAAACGCCATTTCTGCCGAGGCGCGCCGGCGATCGGTCGCGGTGCGTGCATTGCGGGCGCGCCCGGACGCCCCGCCCGGGACTGTTCGCTGCGCACTGCTCCCCGACGTGCAGGCCGAACGTGACTGGATCGCCGACCACCTTCAGCGGCATTACTTGCGGGCTCGGGCCGATGGGATCGGCCCGCCTACCGCAGCCGTGCTGGTCCGCCGCAATGCTGACGCGGCACCCATCGCCGATGCACTGCGTGCTCGCGGGATCCCGGTCGAAGTTGTTGGGCTGGCCGGCCTGTTGTCGATTCCAGAGGTCGCCGACGTGGTGGCCATGCTGCGCCTGGTGGCCGAGCCGACGGCCGGAGCCGCGGCGATGCAGGTGCTGACCGGTCCCCGGTGGCGGCTCGGTAGCCGGGATCTGGCAGCGCTGTGGCGGCGCGCGCTGGCCCTGGTGAGCGGCCCGAACGAGTCGTCGCCCGAATCGATTGCGGCGGCAGCCGGCCCGGACAGCGACACCCCATGTCTGGCCGACGCGATCAGCGACCCGGGTCCGGCCGACTGGTACTCGGTGGCAGGGTACCGGCGCATCGTGGCCCTGGCCGGCGAACTGAACCTGCTGCGTGCACAACTCGGCCATTGCCTGCCGGATCTGGTTGCCGAAGTGCGCCGCGTGCTGGGTGTCGATTGCGAAGCCCGCGCCACATCGGCCGCTACCGCAGAGTGGTCTGGCACCGAGCATCTCGACGCTTTCGCCGACGTGGTAGCGAAATACGCCGAGCGGGCTACCTCGTCGAGCACGGAGGTGCGGGCAAAGGCGCCGGTGGCTGGTCTGCTGGCCTATTTGGACGTGGCCGCAGAAGTGGAAAACGGCTTGCCCCCCGCGCAGCCGGCGGTTGCGCGCGACAGGGTGCAGGTGCTCACCGTGCATGCCGCAAAGGGCTTGGAGTGGCAGGTCGTGGCGGTCGCACACCTGTCGGGTGGAGTTTTCCCGTCGACCGCGTCGCGGAGCACCTGGTTAACCGATCCCGGTGAGCTACCACCACTGCTGCGCGGCGACCGCGCCTCGGCCTGGGCACTCGGTGTCCCGGTCCTGGACACCTCGACGGTAACCAATCGAAAACAGCTGTCGGACAAGATCTCTGAGCACCGTCGGCAGCTCGATCAGCGGCGCGTCGATGAGGAGCGCCGGTTGCTGTATGTGGCCGTCACTCGTGCCGAGGACACCCTGTTGGTATCGGGTCACCACTGGGGCGCTAGCGGGGTCAAGCCGTGCGGGCCGTCGGAATTCCTCTGCGAAGTCAAAGACATCATCGATTACTCGGTTGCGGCCGGCGATCCGTGCGGGATTGTGGACCAGTGGGCCTCCGCACCGGCGGAAGGAGAACGTAACCCGTTGCGGGACAACGTTGTCCAGGCAGTTTGGCCAGCTGAGCCGCTGGGCGCGCGGCGCGCTGACGTTGAACACGGGGCCCGGCTGGTGGCTGAGGCAACAGCGGCGGACGTAGTCGACGCCGGAGGTGCTGACACCGAGGGGTGGGTCCATGACGTCGATGCGTTACTGGCCGAACGTGCGCGCGCGGCGCAACCGCCGGCCCGCGAGCTGCCGGGCCAGTTGTCTGTCAGCGGTCTGGTGGAGCTGGGCCGCGATCCCGCGAAGGCGCGGCAGCGGCTAGCCCATCGTCTGCCGTCGCGTCCGGATCCGCAAGCTTTGCTGGGCAACGCCTTTCACTCCTGGGTCCAGCAGTTCTACGGAGCGGAATTGCTGTTCGATCTCGGAGACCTTCCGGGTGCCGCCGACTCCGACGTAAGCAACGCCGAGGAGTTGGCCAAACTGCGGGCGGCCTTCACCGCATCGCCCTGGGCTGCTCGGACCCCGATCGCGGTAGAAGTGCCGTTCGAGATGCCGATCGGCGACACCGTGGTTCGCGGCCGCATCGATGCGGTGTTCGCCGACCCCGACGGCGGCGTCACCGTGGTCGACTGGAAAACCGGTGAGCCGCCACGCGGGCCGGAAGCCAGGCGGCAGGCCGCCGTCCAGTTGGCCGTCTACCGGCTGGCGTGGGCTGCGCTGCTCGGCTGCTCGGAGTCATCGGTACGCACCGCGTTCTACTACGTGCGCAGTGGCATCACCGTTGTTCCCGATGAGTTGCCCGACGGTGCAGCGTTGGCCGCGCTGCTTGCTGACTCCGCTCGCCGTTGCGACACCTGATCGTGGTTACATGTTTCTCGTGCCTGTGTCGTGCTTTGGGATCAGCCGATGACGGATTCCCGTGGCAAAAGGTAGTTGGCGGCGGCTGAGGCGTCTCGACGAGAGGTTGACGGTCCAGCCGAGTTACGCACTCGTCGGCGTGTTACGCATTCCTTCGGGTCGGGCCAGTCCCGCGCGCATCATTACCCGCCGAGTGGCTATTGCCTTGGCGGCGTTGTTGGTCGGCGCCATTACCGTCTACGTCGACCGGGACGGATACCACGACTCACAGGGCGACGAACTGACGTTTTTGGATTGCCTGTACTACTCGGCGGTGACGTTGTCGACGACCGGTTATGGCGACATCACACCCATTTCCGAATTCGCGCGCGCGACCAACGTCTTGATCATCACACCGCTGCGTATCGCGTTCCTGATCCTGTTGGTCGGGACGACGCTCGAGGTGGTCACTGAGACGTCCCGGCAAGCACTGAAGATCCAGCGTTGGAGGAACAGAGTGCGCAACCACACCGTCGTCATCGGCTATGGGACCAAAGGCAAAACGGCGATTACCGCGATGCTCGGCGACGAGGTGGTCCCTGGTGAGATTGTCGTCGTCGACACCGACCGGGCAGCCCTCGACCGCGCGGCGGCGGCGGGTTTGGTCACCGTCCATGGTGACGCCACCAAATCCGACGTGCTGCGGTTGGCCGGTGCTCAGCATGCCGCCTCGATCATCGTTGCCGCGAGCCGTGACGACACGGCGGCGTTGGTCACTTTGACCGCCCGCGAGATCTCGCCCAAGGCCAAGATCGTGGCTTCCATCCGGGAGGCCGAAAACCAGCATCTGCTCGAGCAATCGGGGGCGGACTCGGTGGTGGTTTCCTCCGAGACCGCCGGCCGATTGCTTGGCCTTGCCACCACTACACCCAGCGTTGTGCAGATGATCGAGGACCTGTTGACGCCGGATACGGGGCTGGCGATTGCCGAACGCGAGGTGGAGCCGAGCGAAGTCGGCGGTTCTCCGCGGCATCTGGGGGACATCGTGCTCGGCGTCGTCCGCAAC
The nucleotide sequence above comes from Mycobacterium pseudokansasii. Encoded proteins:
- a CDS encoding ATP-dependent helicase, producing MTAVRNARHSAAELACALGLFPPTQEQEAVIAAPPGPLVVIAGAGAGKTETMAARVVWLIANGYAEPGQVLGLTFTRKAAGQLLRRVRSRLARLAGLEPGPAACESAGTPVVSTYHAFAGNLLRDYGLLLPVEPDTRLLTETELWQLAFEVVNGYRGELRTQKTPAAVTAMVLRLWGQLAEHLVDTGQLRDTHVELERLVHTLPAGHYQRDRGPSQWLLRMLATQNERAELVPLLDALLERMRAGKVMDFGLQMASAARLAASFPQVGRELRNQFRVVLLDEYQDTGHSQRVALSSLFGGGVDDGLALTAVGDPIQSIYGWRGASATNLPRFTTDFPRSDGTPAPILELRTSWRNPPRALHLANAISAEARRRSVAVRALRARPDAPPGTVRCALLPDVQAERDWIADHLQRHYLRARADGIGPPTAAVLVRRNADAAPIADALRARGIPVEVVGLAGLLSIPEVADVVAMLRLVAEPTAGAAAMQVLTGPRWRLGSRDLAALWRRALALVSGPNESSPESIAAAAGPDSDTPCLADAISDPGPADWYSVAGYRRIVALAGELNLLRAQLGHCLPDLVAEVRRVLGVDCEARATSAATAEWSGTEHLDAFADVVAKYAERATSSSTEVRAKAPVAGLLAYLDVAAEVENGLPPAQPAVARDRVQVLTVHAAKGLEWQVVAVAHLSGGVFPSTASRSTWLTDPGELPPLLRGDRASAWALGVPVLDTSTVTNRKQLSDKISEHRRQLDQRRVDEERRLLYVAVTRAEDTLLVSGHHWGASGVKPCGPSEFLCEVKDIIDYSVAAGDPCGIVDQWASAPAEGERNPLRDNVVQAVWPAEPLGARRADVEHGARLVAEATAADVVDAGGADTEGWVHDVDALLAERARAAQPPARELPGQLSVSGLVELGRDPAKARQRLAHRLPSRPDPQALLGNAFHSWVQQFYGAELLFDLGDLPGAADSDVSNAEELAKLRAAFTASPWAARTPIAVEVPFEMPIGDTVVRGRIDAVFADPDGGVTVVDWKTGEPPRGPEARRQAAVQLAVYRLAWAALLGCSESSVRTAFYYVRSGITVVPDELPDGAALAALLADSARRCDT
- a CDS encoding potassium channel family protein, which codes for MAKGSWRRLRRLDERLTVQPSYALVGVLRIPSGRASPARIITRRVAIALAALLVGAITVYVDRDGYHDSQGDELTFLDCLYYSAVTLSTTGYGDITPISEFARATNVLIITPLRIAFLILLVGTTLEVVTETSRQALKIQRWRNRVRNHTVVIGYGTKGKTAITAMLGDEVVPGEIVVVDTDRAALDRAAAAGLVTVHGDATKSDVLRLAGAQHAASIIVAASRDDTAALVTLTAREISPKAKIVASIREAENQHLLEQSGADSVVVSSETAGRLLGLATTTPSVVQMIEDLLTPDTGLAIAEREVEPSEVGGSPRHLGDIVLGVVRNGQLLRIGAPEVDAIEADDRLLYVRNTGQ